A region of Anopheles merus strain MAF chromosome 2R, AmerM5.1, whole genome shotgun sequence DNA encodes the following proteins:
- the LOC121601458 gene encoding protein Skeletor, isoforms B/C isoform X2, whose product MLLTSGSTSSVRQRSRVIVSVASMILICFLADQTSALQGYYGTKIGDLSELHHGVSGSVYAVDARTLFLKNFNYDGEGPAAYFYVGNTRAPNNKGAHRLRDERGRAGVLRRYRNEDITLSLPEGKTLRDIRWFSVWCDDFSVNFGDVQIRNDLDFPRPTKIAGLSGVHDVSSDNIVIVDAQTLLVPNFSYDGEAPDAKFWVGRGPAPTSQGIRIPDENGKETPLRRYDKKTIVLTLPGDLTVFDIGHFGVWCEAFTVDFGHVRIPDQINVPPSLKMLGISPQRSRSPSVRSAIAARALEQAAIYSNAYL is encoded by the exons ATGTTGCTAACGAGCGGGAGTACCAGCAGCGTCCGGCAGCGATCGAGAGTGATCGTTTCCGTCGCTAGCATGATTTTGATCT GTTTCCTCGCGGACCAGACTAGCGCACTGCAGGGATACTATGGTACCAAGATTGGAGATCTTTCTGAGCTGCATCATGGTGTGTCCGGTTCGGTCTATGCAGTGGACGCCAGGACTCTGTTTCTGAAGAACTTCAACTACGACGGTGAAGGTCCCG CTGCCTACTTTTACGTCGGCAATACGCGAGCCCCTAACAATAAGGGTGCGCATCGTCTGCGGGATGAGCGGGGCCGGGCTGGCGTGCTGCGGCGGTATCGTAACGAGGATATTACGCTCTCGCTGCCGGAGGGCAAGACGCTGCGCGACATTCGCTGGTTCTCCGTGTGGTGCGATGACTTCTCGGTCAACTTTGGTGATGTGCAGATACGGAACGATCTGGACTTTCCGCGCCCGACCAAGATCGCGGGCCTGAGCGGTGTGCACGATGTCAGCTCGGACAACATCGTGATCGTCGATGCGCAAACGCTGCTCGTACCCAACTTCAGCTACGATGGCGAAGCACCAG ATGCCAAGTTTTGGGTGGGACGAGGGCCAGCACCGACATCGCAGGGTATTCGCATCCCGGACGAGAATGGTAAGGAGACACCGCTGCGTCGCTACGACAAGAAGACGATCGTTCTGACCCTGCCCGGTGATCTGACCGTGTTCGACATTGGTCACTTTGGTGTGTGGTGCGAGGCATTCACTGTCGACTTTGGGCACGTGCGCATCCCGGACCAGATCAATGTGCCACCGTCGCTGAAGATGCTTGGCATCAGCCCACAG CGATCGCGTTCGCCGTCAGTGAGATCAGCGATCGCTGCTCGAGCACTGGAACAAGCAGCGATCTACTCGAATGCCTATCTTTAA
- the LOC121601531 gene encoding omega-amidase NIT2-like: MSTLRVALVQLYGRPTKQECIANAISQIRQAKDRGARLIILPECFNSPYSTTEFGRHAEEIPLGETSQALAKVAAELGVYLVGGTYPEREGTRLYNTCPVFGPKGELLCKYRKLHLFDMDIPGQCTFQESAALTAGDRLATFSIGSLKIGLGICWDKRFPELAACYRQLGCDMMIFPSAFDPYTGPLHWDLLGRARALDNQMFVALVSPARDPTTEYVAYGYSLMCDPWGRVLCRAKEEQELLITDIDLKMCGEIKQQIPILRQKRGDIYELKAMK; the protein is encoded by the coding sequence ATGTCCACACTACGCGTAGCTTTGGTGCAGTTGTACGGTCGTCCGACGAAGCAGGAGTGCATTGCTAATGCGATCAGCCAGATTCGGCAAGCGAAGGATCGCGGTGCACGGTTGATCATTCTACCGGAGTGTTTCAACTCCCCATACAGTACGACCGAGTTTGGGCGGCATGCCGAGGAAATTCCACTCGGTGAAACGAGCCAGGCGCTGGCGAAGGTGGCGGCAGAACTCGGCGTCTATCTGGTCGGTGGTACATATCCGGAGCGTGAGGGTACCAGACTGTACAACACCTGTCCCGTGTTTGGTCCCAAGGGTGAACTGCTGTGCAAGTACAGGAAGCTGCATCTGTTCGATATGGACATTCCGGGGCAGTGTACCTTCCAGGAGTCGGCCGCACTGACCGCAGGCGATCGGTTGGCAACGTTCTCGATCGGATCGCTGAAGATTGGGCTTGGCATTTGTTGGGACAAGCGGTTCCCCGAGCTGGCGGCTTGTTACCGACAGCTAGGCTGTGATATGATGATCTTCCCGTCCGCGTTCGATCCGTATACGGGGCCGCTGCACTGGGATCTGTTGGGGCGCGCGAGAGCTTTAGACAATCAGATGTTTGTGGCGCTGGTATCGCCGGCCCGCGACCCAACGACCGAGTACGTAGCGTACGGCTATTCGTTGATGTGCGATCCCTGGGGTCGGGTGCTGTGTCGGGCAAAGGAGGAGCAAGAATTGCTCATCACCGACATCGATCTCAAGATGTGCGGCGAGATTAAGCAGCAGATACCGATCCTACGTCAGAAGCGGGGCGATATTTACGAACTAAAAGCTATGAAGTAA
- the LOC121601493 gene encoding phytanoyl-CoA dioxygenase domain-containing protein 1: MRNRLIDQIREDGFAVIDDFLTPDEVQELLQVGQNLHKDAPKEERKVFSAKADSKSAQSREQYFLESADKVRYFFEEGAVGENGELLVDPAIALNKVGHALHTEHPAFEEVTFSNRVKEVCWQLGFRRPAVAQSMYIFKNPGIGGEVKSHQDATYLYTEPSTTIGFWIPLEDATLQNGCLHFIKGSHKSGVHRRWIRNPDKSADELLVYDRPAPLYPQSNFVAVPVKAGSCVLIHSQAVHRSDANKSDRSRHAYTFHVIETEDCEYSKENWLQPAEDHPFPVLYERN, from the exons ATGAGGAACCGTCTGATCGATCAG ATCCGTGAGGATGGTTTCGCCGTGATCGATGACTTTCTGACACCGGACGAGGTGCAGGAACTGTTGCAGGTTGGCCAGAATCTACACAAGGACGCACCGAAGGAGGAGCGCAAAGTGTTCAGTGCCAAGGCGGACAGCAAATCGGCCCAGAGTCGGGAGCAGTACTTTCTCGAAAGTGCCGACAAGGTGCGCTACTTCTTCGAGGAAGGTGCGGTCGGTGAAAACGGTGAACTGCTGGTTGATCCGGCAATCGCACTGAACAAGGTGGGTCACGCACTGCACACCGAACATCCGGCCTTCGAGGAGGTTACGTTCTCGAATCGGGTGAAGGAGGTGTGCTGGCAGCTGGGCTTTCGCCGGCCGGCCGTAGCGCAGAGTATGTACATCTTTAAGAATCCGGGCATTGGCGGGGAGGTTAAATCGCATCAGGACGCCACGTACCTGTACACGGAACCGAGCACCACGATCGGATTCTGGATACCGCTGGAGGATGCAACGCTACAGAACGGGTGTCTACACTTCATCAAGGGTTCACACAAAAGTGGAGTCCATCGTCG ATGGATTCGCAACCCGGACAAGAGTGCGGACGAGCTGCTAGTCTACGATCGGCCGGCACCACTCTACCCGCAGTCCAACTTTGTCGCCGTGCCGGTAAAGGCTGGTTCGTGCGTCCTCATCCACAGCCAGGCCGTACACCGCAGCGATGCGAACAAGTCGGACCGTAGCCGGCACGCGTACACCTTCCACGTGATCGAAACCGAAGACTGCGAATATTCCAAAGAGAACTGGCTGCAACCGGCCGAGGATCACCCGTTTCCGGTGCTGTACGAACGGAACTGA